TCACCCAGCTGTCCCTGTGGTGGTTCGAGCGGCTGACCGAGATCGTGCCGCACCACGTGGTGTCCACCGACGTCCCCGCCGAGGTCGCCGGGCGCGCGCTGGTGTGCGAGGCGCTGGAGATGTACCCCGTCGAGTGCGTCGCCCGCGGCTACCTCACCGGGTCGGGCCTGATCGACTACCGCGAGACCGGCGAGGTGTGCGGCGTCCCGCTGCCGCCCGGCCTCGAGGACGGCAGCCGCCTCGAGCAACCGGTCTTCACCCCGGCGACCAAGGCCGCCCTGGGCGACCACGACGAGAACGTCTCCTACGACGTGGTGGCCGGCCAGATCGGGGCCGACCGCGCCGCCGAGCTGCGCGACCTGACCCTGCGCGTCTACGCCACCGCCGAGGGCGTGGCCCGCGAGCGGGGCATCATCCTCGCCGACACCAAGCTCGAGTTCGGCGCCCGGCCCGATGGCACGACCGTCCTCGGGGACGAGGTGCTCACCCCCGACTCCTCCCGCTTCTGGCCCGCCGACCAGTGGCAGCCGGGCCGCGCCCAGCCGTCGTACGACAAGCAGTACGTCCGTGACTGGCTGCTCTCCGAGGCCTCCGGCTGGGACCGCCACGGCGGGGAGGCGCCCCCGCCCCTGCCGGACGACGTCGTGGAGCGCACGCGCTCGAAGTACGTCGAGGCCTACGAGCGGCTCACCGGCCGGAGGTTCGACTGATGCAGGTCTTCGTCGCCGCGCCGCGCGACCGCGTGGCCGTCTACTTCGCCGACCCCGTCAACCGGCCCGAGTGGCAGGCCAGCCTGCGCCGGGTCGAGATCCTCGACCCCGGCGAGCCGCACGTCGGCCAGCGCTGGGTCGACCACGTGCACGCCGCCCCGCCGTTCCACCTGCGCACCACCCGGTGGGAGCCGGGCCGGGTGTGGGCGGAGGAGGGGACCTCGGGGCCCTTCACCGCGGTCGCGACGCTGCGGTTCGAGGACGAGGTGCGCGACGGCGTCGCCGGCACCCGCGTCACGTGCACGCCGCGGGTCACGGCCAGGGGTCCGGCCCGTCCCCTGGCGCTCGGCGCCCGCCTGGTCGCGGAGGTGCTGGTGCGCAACGACCTCGGGCGCGCCGCCCGTCTCCTGTCCCGCCGACGCTGACCGTGCCGGTCGGCCGCCCAGGCGTGCCCGACCGGCTCTGCCGCCCCGTCCGGGCCCGGGCGAGGATCAGGGCATGGACGAGCCGCTCGAGCTGAGCGCCGAGAAGTGCCTGGAGCTCCTCTCCGGGGGCGTCCTCGGCCGGGTCGCCGCCTGCACCGCGGCGGGCCCACGCATCTTCCCGGTCAACTACTCCGTCGTCGACGACGCGGTGGTGTTCCGGACCACCCCCCTGGGCTCCCTCGGTACGACGGGGTGGCAGACCGAGCTCGCCTTCGAGGTCGACCACGTGGACCACGATGAGGAGCGGGGCTGGAGCGTGATCGCCCAGGGGCGCGGCGAGGTGGTCCAGGACCCGACCGAGGTGGCGCGGATCCGCGCGGTCTGGGAGCCGCGTCCCTGGGCGGGCGGGACGCGGCACCTCTACGTCTGGCTGCGGTGGCGCGAGCTC
This genomic window from Nocardioides marmoribigeumensis contains:
- a CDS encoding phosphoribosylaminoimidazolesuccinocarboxamide synthase; translated protein: MPAPNLPPAPAIAGAEPLHSGKVRDLYRLADGHLLMVASDRISAFDFVLETPIPDKGRVLTQLSLWWFERLTEIVPHHVVSTDVPAEVAGRALVCEALEMYPVECVARGYLTGSGLIDYRETGEVCGVPLPPGLEDGSRLEQPVFTPATKAALGDHDENVSYDVVAGQIGADRAAELRDLTLRVYATAEGVARERGIILADTKLEFGARPDGTTVLGDEVLTPDSSRFWPADQWQPGRAQPSYDKQYVRDWLLSEASGWDRHGGEAPPPLPDDVVERTRSKYVEAYERLTGRRFD
- a CDS encoding SRPBCC family protein; translation: MQVFVAAPRDRVAVYFADPVNRPEWQASLRRVEILDPGEPHVGQRWVDHVHAAPPFHLRTTRWEPGRVWAEEGTSGPFTAVATLRFEDEVRDGVAGTRVTCTPRVTARGPARPLALGARLVAEVLVRNDLGRAARLLSRRR
- a CDS encoding pyridoxamine 5'-phosphate oxidase family protein, which translates into the protein MDEPLELSAEKCLELLSGGVLGRVAACTAAGPRIFPVNYSVVDDAVVFRTTPLGSLGTTGWQTELAFEVDHVDHDEERGWSVIAQGRGEVVQDPTEVARIRAVWEPRPWAGGTRHLYVWLRWRELTGRRVGGGWTHEDELPSRRPV